In Brassica rapa cultivar Chiifu-401-42 chromosome A06, CAAS_Brap_v3.01, whole genome shotgun sequence, a single window of DNA contains:
- the LOC103875355 gene encoding uncharacterized protein LOC103875355, giving the protein MGVLKRRVSNSRGLGGVLREQRARLYIIKRCVVMLLCWQD; this is encoded by the coding sequence atgGGAGTTTTAAAGAGGAGAGTTTCAAATAGTAGAGGACTTGGTGGTGTTCTTAGAGAGCAAAGAGCTAGGCTTTACATCATCAAACGATGTGTTGTGATGCTCTTATGTTGGCAAGATTGA
- the LOC103875356 gene encoding transcription factor AIG1, with protein sequence MYAMKEEDCLQTFHNLQDYQDQFLLHLHPQNHPWSSLPSFDPTHFPSNPTRYPDPVHYFNKRASSSSSFDYTDGFVSPPMDNHHHQNHLRILSEALGPIMRRGSSFGFDGEDMGKMSAQEVMDAKALAASKSHSEAERRRRERINTHLAKLRSILPNTTKTDKASLLAEVIQHMKELKRQTSLVTETCQVPTESDDLTVDSTYNDEEGNLVIRASFCCGDRTDLIHDVINALKSLHLRTLKAEIATVGGRVKNVLFLSRDDHEDDGFEYRNDALEHDDEEKRYNRVSSIEEALKAVIEKCVNNNDENNDNNNLEKSSSGSIKRQRTSKMANRFYN encoded by the exons atgtaTGCAATGAAAGAAGAAGACTGTCTCCAAACGTTTCACAACTTACAAGACTATCAAGACCAGTTCCTTCTTCATCTCCATCCACAAAACCACCCCTGGTCATCTTTACCTTCTTTTGACCCGACTCATTTCCCATCCAACCCGACCCGTTATCCTGACCCGGTCCACTACTTCAACAAGagagcttcttcatcttcttcttttgacTATACTGATGGTTTTGTCTCTCCTCCCATggataatcatcatcatcagaaccATCTAAGGATCTTATCCGAAGCTCTTGGACCCATCATGCGTCGTGGCTCGTCCTTCGGGTTTGATGGTGAGGATATGGGGAAAATGAGTGCACAAGAAGTCATGGATGCCAAGGCTTTGGCTGCTTCAAAGAGTCATAGTGAAGCCGAGAGAAGAAGGCGAGAGAGAATTAACACTCATCTTGCTAAGTTGCGTAGCATTTTACCAAACACAACAAAA aCCGACAAAGCTTCCTTGCTAGCGGAAGTGATCCAACACATGAAGGAGTTAAAACGACAGACATCACTGGTCACCGAGACGTGTCAAGTCCCAACAGAGTCCGATGATCTGACCGTAGATTCGACTTACAACGATGAAGAAGGAAACTTGGTGATAAGAGCTTCCTTTTGCTGCGGAGACAGGACTGACCTCATTCATGACGTCATAAATGCCTTGAAGTCTCTTCATCTTCGAACTCTCAAAGCCGAGATTGCAACCGTAGGTGGTCGAGTCAAGAACGTCCTTTTCTTGAGCCGAGATGACCATGAAGATGATGGTTTCGAATATCGTAACGATGCCTTGGAGCATGATGATGAAGAGAAGAGATATAATCGCGTGAGTTCGATAGAAGAAGCGTTGAAGGCGGTTATAGAGAAGTGTGTCAATAATAATGATGAAAATAATGATAACAATAACTTGGAGAAATCATCGTCAGGGAGTATAAAGAGGCAAAGGACTAGTAAGATGGCAAATCGATTTTACAATTAG
- the LOC108872255 gene encoding uncharacterized protein LOC108872255 → MESMKLGSKCQLLRKRQIKLNGQKDKRISSTTCGGPTRRTYHRRRRGQNHRPLLLSLSHIGVQLYLFLFLYKFQLYLLMFTQSCLFTLAN, encoded by the exons ATGGAAAGCATGAAACTGGGGTCAAAGTGTCAG CTACTGAGGAAGAGACAAATTAAGTTGAACGGTCAAAAAGACAAGAGGATAAGCTCGACCACGTGCGGCGGGCCTACACGACGGACCTACCACCGTCGCCGTCGTGGCCAGAACCATCGACCTCTTCTCTTGTCGCTTTCTCACATCGGGGTCCaactctatttatttttatttctttataagTTCCAACTCTATTTATTGATGTTCACACAAAGTTGTCTATTTACATTAGCCAATTAA